A region from the Bacteroidota bacterium genome encodes:
- a CDS encoding TonB-dependent receptor gives MKKIFLFCLLMGMSIFMVSQTINISDQESGKPIEQVALMSETPKAFTTTNAIGRADISAFKGSKRIEIRILGYKTITKSYAELETESFEIQLKPLLINIDEFVVSATRWNQSSSTTPSKIMTLNVKEVALQNPQTAADLLSITGKVFIQKSQQGGGSPMIRGFATNRLLYTVDGVRMNTAIFRSGNLQNVISLDPMAIERSEVFFGPGSVIYGSDAIGGVMNFQTLTPQLSLADHPLITGKAIARYSSANNEKTEHFDVNIGWKKWALISSISSNDYGDLRMGTHGPDEYLRPFYVQRQNGVDVVITNDNPLIQRPSGYSQINMMQKIRFKLNNKWDFQYGFHYSETSEYSRYDRHIRYKNGLPRYGEWNYGPQIWMMNNLKITHTANNSVYDQMTINLAQQYFEESRISRDINKTGRETRIEKVDATSFNLDFVKALNSKNELFYGLEIVWNDVTSTGIDKNIITGISQDGASRYPLSTWASYGAYISDQFKVSEKVLLQTGLRYNYFKLDADFDTRFYPFPFTTAKIDNGSLTGSFGVVYRPTEEWVINANAATGFRSPNVDDVGKVFDSEPGAVTVPNPNLKAEYAYNLDLGVARVFNDVVKIDLTGYYTKLKNAMVRRDFMLNGLDSIVYAGELSQVQAIQNAAVANVYGIQAGIEIKLPSGFGILSDFNYQVGEEELDDGTTSPSRHAPPWFGISRLIYNKNKLNMQLYAIYSGDRKYEDLAEEEKGKPEIYAIDANGNPYSPGWYTLNFKAMYQLTEKLTVSAGLENLTDQRYRPYSSGIVAPGRNFILSLKAIL, from the coding sequence ATGAAAAAAATATTTCTTTTCTGTTTATTGATGGGGATGTCAATTTTTATGGTTTCCCAAACGATAAACATCTCTGATCAGGAATCCGGAAAACCGATAGAACAGGTTGCCCTGATGAGTGAAACGCCTAAAGCTTTTACTACAACAAATGCCATTGGGCGTGCTGATATCTCCGCTTTTAAAGGATCTAAAAGAATAGAAATCCGCATATTGGGTTACAAAACGATCACTAAAAGTTACGCAGAACTTGAAACAGAATCCTTCGAAATACAACTTAAACCACTTTTAATAAACATCGACGAGTTTGTTGTTTCCGCAACAAGATGGAATCAATCATCAAGCACAACTCCTTCAAAAATAATGACCCTTAATGTGAAGGAAGTTGCGCTACAAAATCCTCAAACTGCTGCAGATCTTTTAAGTATCACAGGTAAAGTATTTATCCAAAAAAGCCAGCAAGGAGGTGGAAGTCCTATGATTCGCGGATTTGCCACCAACAGGCTTTTGTACACAGTTGATGGGGTTCGAATGAATACAGCCATTTTCAGGAGTGGAAACCTGCAAAATGTAATTTCTCTTGACCCGATGGCCATCGAGCGTTCGGAAGTATTTTTTGGTCCCGGATCTGTTATTTATGGCAGTGATGCCATTGGAGGGGTGATGAATTTTCAAACGCTTACACCTCAACTATCACTCGCCGATCATCCATTAATTACCGGTAAAGCCATTGCACGTTATTCTTCAGCTAACAATGAAAAAACGGAACATTTCGATGTAAATATTGGTTGGAAAAAATGGGCCTTAATTAGCAGTATCAGTTCAAATGATTATGGCGATTTACGAATGGGAACGCATGGTCCGGATGAATATCTCCGTCCTTTTTATGTACAAAGGCAGAATGGAGTAGATGTGGTAATTACTAATGATAATCCGCTCATTCAGCGTCCTTCAGGTTATTCACAAATTAACATGATGCAGAAAATCCGTTTTAAATTAAATAACAAATGGGATTTTCAATATGGTTTCCATTATTCAGAAACTTCAGAATATTCGCGATACGACAGGCATATCAGATATAAAAACGGATTACCTCGCTATGGTGAATGGAATTATGGTCCGCAAATATGGATGATGAATAATCTTAAAATTACGCATACAGCAAATAATTCTGTTTATGATCAAATGACAATTAATCTGGCGCAACAGTACTTTGAAGAAAGCCGAATAAGCAGGGATATTAATAAAACAGGAAGGGAAACCCGAATTGAAAAGGTGGATGCAACTTCCTTTAATCTTGACTTTGTAAAAGCGCTGAATTCGAAAAATGAACTTTTCTATGGTTTGGAGATTGTTTGGAACGATGTTACCTCTACAGGAATAGACAAAAATATTATCACCGGAATAAGTCAGGACGGGGCAAGTCGTTACCCGCTATCAACATGGGCCTCATATGGTGCCTATATTTCTGATCAGTTTAAGGTTTCAGAAAAGGTTTTATTACAAACAGGGTTGAGATATAATTATTTTAAACTTGATGCAGATTTTGATACCCGTTTTTATCCTTTTCCTTTTACTACAGCAAAAATTGATAATGGTTCGTTGACCGGCAGTTTTGGTGTTGTTTATCGTCCAACGGAAGAGTGGGTTATTAATGCAAATGCTGCAACCGGTTTTAGATCGCCCAATGTTGATGATGTGGGAAAGGTATTCGATTCGGAGCCGGGTGCAGTTACTGTTCCTAACCCAAATCTCAAGGCAGAATATGCTTATAATTTGGATTTAGGAGTTGCCAGGGTTTTTAATGATGTTGTGAAAATAGACCTGACCGGTTATTATACCAAACTTAAAAATGCAATGGTAAGGCGTGATTTTATGTTGAATGGACTTGATAGTATCGTGTATGCCGGAGAACTTAGTCAGGTTCAGGCAATACAAAATGCAGCTGTTGCAAATGTATACGGTATTCAGGCCGGAATTGAAATTAAATTACCATCCGGATTTGGTATTTTATCAGATTTCAATTATCAGGTGGGTGAAGAAGAACTGGATGATGGAACAACGAGTCCTTCTCGTCATGCACCTCCATGGTTCGGTATTTCGCGGTTGATTTATAATAAAAACAAGCTGAATATGCAATTATATGCAATTTATAGCGGAGATCGTAAATATGAAGATTTAGCAGAAGAAGAAAAAGGCAAACCGGAAATATATGCAATTGATGCAAATGGCAATCCTTATTCTCCGGGATGGTACACGTTGAACTTTAAAGCCATGTACCAGCTTACCGAAAAATTGACGGTGAGTGCCGGATTGGAAAATCTAACCGATCAGCGTTACAGGCCTTACAGTTCGGGGATAGTTGCTCCGGGCAGAAACTTTATTCTTTCGTTAAAAGCAATTTTGTAG
- a CDS encoding AEC family transporter — protein sequence MGFTTIINQIVFLGVLALCGIIAYRFKILQNSAKEVIEKLIFFVTLPLLIVTKLASLNLTSEILRNGAMVILGTYLILFIQLFIGKLTAKLFKLKKPQAAVHELHTAFGNIVFLGFPLLDALFPGGEAILYAALYQLAINTVMWTYGVFKLNPSTKEKGIKNLKKLINPNIIALSLGLLMMAFSIRIPDIINTPLNGLGGTTLYLAIIYIGVLLAQTKIKNTLRSINVYVLSFNKMFLLPVVFIFMFKAIFNVLNIEMNTVAFSSLILESAMPCMAIMVLVAKRYGGDDELAMKNVFISHILSLISLPFILSILQLFP from the coding sequence ATGGGATTTACTACCATTATAAACCAGATCGTTTTTTTAGGCGTACTCGCCCTGTGCGGAATTATCGCTTATCGATTTAAGATTTTGCAAAACTCGGCCAAGGAAGTTATCGAAAAACTCATTTTCTTTGTAACCCTACCCTTGCTAATTGTTACAAAACTAGCCAGCTTAAATTTAACTTCAGAGATTTTAAGAAATGGTGCAATGGTCATACTGGGCACTTATCTAATCCTTTTTATTCAACTTTTTATCGGGAAACTCACTGCTAAATTATTTAAACTAAAGAAGCCACAGGCAGCCGTGCATGAGCTTCACACTGCATTTGGGAATATTGTATTTCTGGGGTTTCCTTTACTGGATGCATTATTTCCGGGAGGGGAAGCAATTTTATACGCGGCACTTTACCAATTAGCAATTAACACCGTGATGTGGACCTACGGCGTTTTTAAATTAAATCCATCGACTAAAGAAAAAGGGATCAAGAACCTGAAAAAATTGATCAATCCGAATATTATTGCATTGTCATTGGGATTGCTGATGATGGCATTTAGTATTCGTATACCGGATATAATAAATACCCCTTTGAATGGCCTCGGAGGGACTACCCTATATCTGGCAATTATCTATATTGGAGTATTGCTTGCGCAAACAAAAATTAAAAATACCCTTCGGTCGATAAATGTTTATGTACTGAGTTTTAATAAAATGTTTTTATTGCCCGTGGTTTTCATTTTCATGTTTAAGGCAATATTTAATGTCCTGAATATTGAAATGAATACAGTTGCATTTTCTTCGCTTATTCTTGAATCGGCCATGCCTTGTATGGCTATTATGGTTCTAGTGGCAAAAAGGTATGGAGGTGATGATGAACTGGCAATGAAGAATGTTTTTATTTCTCATATTTTAAGTTTGATCAGCCTTCCATTCATACTATCTATATTACAATTATTCCCATAA